The following is a genomic window from Nicotiana tabacum cultivar K326 chromosome 3, ASM71507v2, whole genome shotgun sequence.
tatgtaattgttaccatacgagctgacgaatggcaccatgaagtcaatcccccacatgtcaaaaatctccacctcttgaattgtggtCATTGGCATCTCGTGTCTACAAGATATGTTGCCAGttctttggcattcatcgcagCTTTTAAcccaagcatgggcatccttgaatagAGTAGGCCAGTACATGCCTGACTCCAACACCTTAGTTGTTGTCCgaattcctccaaagtgtccaccatatgatgaagcatggcaagcctgcaaaacagaatgttgatctttctcggggatacaccgtcggatcatgttatctacacatattttaaacaataAAGGTTCATCCCAATGATAATATTgacaatcacgaaagaactttttctttttaattgaggagagttcataaggtacaataccacttgctaaataattagcaatatcagcataccaagGTGCCTCCTCCATTGTCATTGCCAGTAactgttcatccgggaatgtctctgttatatcctcaacctctaccttcttttcagctccttccaaccttgaaaggtggtcagctacttggttctctgtCCCTTTTCGGTCCCGTATTTCCGGATCAAATTCTTGTAACAGAAGAACCGAACGAATCAAGCGTGGATTTAACTCCTTTTTTCTATCAGGTACCTAATTGTTGCATGGTCAGTGTAAACAATAACTTTCGATCCAATCAAGTATGACCTAAATTTGTCGAATGCAaaaacaacaaccaacatctccTTTTCCTTCATAGTGTAATTGAATTGTGCATCGCTCAGCGTTCTGCTTGCATAATAAATCGGGTGCATCAGTTTACCCTGTCGCtgccccaagactgctcctatgGTGTAGTCACTTgtgtcgcacatgagctcaaatggttgctcccagttgggagCAACAATGATGGGTACAATCACCAAtctcttcttcagctcctcaaattccaacctgcaatcattagaaaacacaaaggggtgatccttttcaaggagtttgcataatgggttagcaattttggagaaatattttatgaattgcCTATAGAAACTAGCGTGCCCAAGGAAAATTCTCACCGCCTTGACTGAAGTGGGCGGTGGTAATTTTTCAATCacgtcaaccttagcatggtTGACCTCAATTCCTTTACTGGACACTTGATGTCCCAAGACTATCCCTtcctgtaccataaaatggcacttctcctAGTTCAATactaaatttgtctccacacatcttttgagcactcttCTTAAGTTGTGAAGACAATCCTCGAATGAATCTCCCAccacggagaaatcatccataaagacctccataATACCCTCCAACATGTCTatgaaaatggctaacatgccCCTTTGAAATGTATCTGGTGCATTGCAAAGCCCTAAAAGCATTCTCCTAAAGGCGAAGATGCCATATTGACAAGTGAAGGATGCTTTATCTCTATCTTCGGGGGCTATTgatatctgattgtaccccgaatatccaGCCAAGAAATAGAAGTGCGAGCGCTCGGCCAGCCTGTctaacatttggtcaatgaaaggcaAGGGGAAGTGATCCTTTCGGGTGGCTGTGTTCAATTTTCGGTAATCCATGCAAATCCGTCATCCCGTGACTGTACgagttgagatcaactcattATTCTCATTTTGCACAACAGTCATTTCCCCCTTTTTCGGCATACATTAGACAGGGCTAACCCAattgctatcagagatggggaagatgattcccgcatctaaccatttgatcacttccttctttactACCTCTTTCATGTTCGGGTTCAGCCTTCGTtgatgttccctggaaggtttgtgcccttcttccaagagaatattatgcatacagaaggctgggctgatacctttatgtctgccatggtccagccAATGGCAATCTTGCTTTCCTGCAGTACCTGTAAGAGCTGTTCTACATATACATCTAACAAACCGGATGATATAATAACAGGAAAAGTAGAATCGAGGCCTAAGAAAACGTACCTGAGGTGATCTGGAAGTGGCTTCAGCTCCAACTTGGGTGGTTCATCTACCGATGGCTTTGCTGGAGGTGTAGCCCTTTTTTCTAACTCAAAGGActcgaactgaggttccctttTCCAGAATCCTTAGCCTTCAAGTGCCATGACCCACTCAGCCAACCCttcaccatccatttcttctaaatttgTCAGACTTGCCTCAAATGGATCTTTAGCAGTCAGGGTCACATCATCTTCTTGCAGGATCACATCCACTGCCTCCACTAGAGAGCAATTAGCATATTTACTGGGTCTCCTCATAGATTGTTGAACATTGAATATGACTTCTTCATCGTTCAGTCTCATTTTTAATTCCCCAGTCTCACAATTGATTAGGGCTCTCCCAGTGGCCAAAAATGGCCTACCTAAACTGATAGATATCTCCTCATCTAcctgacaatctagaataacaaagTCTGCAGGGAACACGAACTTCCCcacttgcaccaacacatcatcaagaatCCCAGTAGGCCTTTTTACCGTGCGGTCAGCTAGTTGTAGCAACATCGAAGTCGTtctagctctgccaatgcccAGTTTGGTGTATACAGCTagaggcatcaaatttatgctggctcccaaatgacataatgccTTTGCAAAGGCGTAACTCCCAATCGTGCATGGAATAGTGAAGCTACTTGGGTCGGACATATTTTGAGCCATCGGCTAGGTCACTACTATGCTGCAGGTCTGCGTTAGAGTCACTGTAGATAGGTCTGTAAAATCAAACTTCCATGACATTAGGTCTTTCATCATCTTCGCATAACCTGACATCTCCCTCAAGGCATCCATCAAAGGAATATTCAGCTGAATTTGACACATCATCTCTATGAATTTCTTGTATTGatcttccttcttttgttttaccggtctctgagggaatggtgcaggTATCACCCTTTGTGTACTACTTGCTGGCTTCTCTCTGTTGGATTTCTGTGGCACAAGAGGCACCACCTGTTCTGTAGCTTGTTCATTTATCTTAGCCTTACCCTTTTCATCTTGACCCTGTTCAACTACCACTTTAGTCAGATTTGTTGGTGCATCTACCTCTAGTGGAATTGGAGTGGCTGGCGTAGTCTCTTTGCTGGCTTGTGCAATCTCTTGCTCTTTGTCTAAATCTCTCCCATTCTGAAGACTTACTGCCATCAGCTAATTTGGGTTTTGCTCCTTGGGGTTAATATTTGTATTCGCTGGCAATGTTCCCTGGGGGCGGTTGTTTAAAGCCATAGACAACTGCCCCAACTGAGTTTCAATGTTCTTTATAGCCGAGTCATGTACTGCCaacttttcttgcatcttacCATTTGTCCCAATGAGTTGCTGGAGCATCCCCCTGATCTCTACCATGTTGTTATCTTTCTCCTGAGGAGGTGGCTGATATGTCAACTGTTGTTGGTTCTGCTGTGGGTAGCCCTGTTGTCTCTGGTGGTATGGCACCATTTGGCCTTAAGCTTGCATGCCCCAGGCTGAGGCGTGTTGGGTCTGTATTGCTGATTTGGTACCGGTCTCCACTGTTGTCCTCCTTGTCTCTGACCTCCAAAGTTGTTAACATAATTTATATCTTCCCTTGCTCCTTTATTTTCACCTTCTCCGCTCCATGAACATACATAAGACTGATTAACACAGGGTGTACACAGTCCTCCATTTGTCGTGTCAACAATATGCACCTGTTTGGTACCCATCTCATCTATCTTCTTTGTCAAAATACTCATCTGAGTCATGAGTGTGGCCATGTTCTCTGCCTGCGAATTATTTGGGTCAAGAGGCACTGAATGCACTATAGGTGCCAGTGTTGTACCTCTAGTCATCCACCCCGAATtctgggacatcttgtcaagaaaGACTTTGCACTCGGTGAATGTCTTACTAAAAAATGCACCTCCAGCTGAAGCATCCACATTGGTCTTTAGATTGTCAGCTAATCCCATGTAGAATCTCTAGCCAAGCATCTGGTCTGGAATGCCATGGTGAGGACACTTCACCAGCATCCCTTTAAATCTTTCCCAAGTTTCTTGCAAAGTTTCAGTCAGCTGTTGCTTGTACTACAATATTTTATCAATCTGCCTTGCAGTCTTGTTGGGCGTGTAGAACTTATTCAAAAACTGCTTTAGTAATTTCTCCTAGGTGATAATGGAATTGATTGGGAGCGAATTCAGCCAAGTTTGAGCTTCCCCATTCACAGAGAACGAGAACAGTAATAGCTTGATAGCTTTTGGGGTCACATTTGGCTGCCTTTGAGTTACACAAATTGATAGAAATTTTTTCAAATCTTGCTGAGGGTCTTCAATGTGTGACCCAGAGAACAATCCTTTATTCTGTATCAGATGTAGcatgttgttggtgatctggaatgtctTCGCTTGAATTGCAGGAACATCTATGGCAGTTGCCAGGTTGTCAGCTGTGGGTTGAGCCCAATCATAAAGTgcagcttctggcacaagaggtgccaccactcTAACGTTTGGGTCAGTTGGCTCATCCTTGATGTTTCCGTTGACGTTCTCTATGTCACCCATGTCAAATTCAAGCTGGTGTGGTTTTTGTGATTGTTGGATCCTCCTGTTGGCACGATTCAATGCCCTGAATGTTTCCTTGGGGTCTGAAAGTCCTTCAAGTAGTTCTCCAGTCCTCAAAGaatttctaggcatacacctgaatTCCACAAGAGTTCAAACATTAGAATTTCAATGAAAATTGTTTAACACCTTTGAAAAttgatttgaactaataatttttAACACAActtctaagttgtaataaataacaccgttagttctccggcaacggcgccaaaatttgataacgcccaactatgccttttaAAGGACAAAGccgtcgctgcaaatataatctggttttaAGTCCAgaatcgaatcctcagggaactaacctatttatTACACTCTTCGGTaatgttattatcaactcaatcaatctctagatgcaagatttttgatcaataaagattgggtttttttgtttaactacttcaaCTACTATTAAAAACAACAGTAAGCTAAAACAAAGAGAATTCAATGGTAAAGAGGTCTAGGGCAGagatttccccaattgctagtttaggtcttgactcttctgctataatctcgccgtaatactctatgaggattaagagttatgggctatcgtaattatctcttgatcaactacaataatttactagagcattctctcaaactactctagctgacaatgggtatgcaactctaaattatcccaccaaagttttgttatctctaaacccacttttaagttcaagtaatgaatctcttcaattacccaaaagtggtaTTGTTCAACAGCTATCTAACctaatattctttctcaagcaatataaggtaattagacacgattaatcaagggcccattcaattaatcaTCATACAAAACATAGTTTAACAATCATATCATAGATCCggctcgattataacaacttgagtcaaaacttcaaccaacaattagttccatcaaccctagataagtgtttaactactcataacaaaataagaaagaactactaaattgttcataatgtaaaattgcaagaattaaaaggagatagaaaaactctaatgtttagtgatcttctcacacttgttcttcctcCAAAAGTAGTCTAAAATTAGCTTGTTTCTCCAGTTGGgcgagtttctaaagcttataagggttttacaaaagtttCCTCAAAATTACACTTTGGTCCTCAAACTTCCAACTGCGTGAACAGTGCACCACGGTCGCGGCCaaccgcggtcgaccgcggtgAATGCTAACCTTTCTGCCTCACTTCATTAATATGCCGCGGTTCACCATGGTGCCACCGCGGTCATAGTGGCCTTCTTGCCCaggccatttatgcttctttgtgttcgggtacttctcgagtgggtgcttttcttcacattatcgccTCCAAAACACTCCATGTTGCTTCCTCTCATATAATATTCCCTACTAAACAAAAGAACACTATTTAGATCATTTTGTTGGCAAATtatctataaaacaacaacaaagtatggtcatattaaggtgtaaatattGACTATATAGCCTACTCAGTAGTGAAACCAAGTGTCGGGCCACTTGTCcctcttggaggaggaggggggcctcgtgatggcctagagatcaatgactCATTTctcgacgaacaactcctttcggtgtgaGTGAATGGTATGTCATGGTTTGCAGACGTTGCTAATTTCTTTGTGACTGGTATAATgtcgtgtgagctctcttctaaccaaaggaagaagatcaaatgggatagtttggatttccaTTGGGAcaagccatacttgttcaagatttgcatggatggtgtgatccgaaggtgtgtcccggaggaaaaTCAATtaagtatcttagaggcttgtcattcctctccctatggtggccatcatggcagggcgaggacggcttccaaagttcttagttgtgggttttattggccaactttgtacaaagatgcaagcgaacttgtgaagaggtgtgacgaatgtcaaaaaGCGGGcagaatttcgaagaaagatgagatgcctctcaataccattcttgaggttgatatttttgatgtgcaTTGATTTTATGAatccgtttgttagctcgtgtgggaacacatacattcttgtgacggtggactatgtttcaaagtgggttgaagtcgtggctttatCCAACAATGAGGCTcgaagtgttgttgcatttctcaagaagagaatttttacaaggtttgacactcctcgtgcaatcataagtgatgaggggtctcatttttgcaatagagttTTTGACACTTTGCTGGCAAAGTATGGCGTcaaccacaaagtttctactcacTATCACCCTCAAGAAAGTGGCCAAGTTAAAGtctcaaatagggaaatcaagagtatattgtcaaagacggttaaTGCAAATaagaccgattggtcaaagaagttggatgatgctctatgggctaataggactgcttacaagactccgattggtatgtatccgtatcggttggtgtttggaaaagcttgccatctatcggttgaattagagcacaaggccatgtaggCTTTGAGGAAATTAAATCTTGAATAGGATGTGgtagcaaatcttcgtgtggagcaccttaatgaacttgatgaattccgattccatgcctactccagttcgtccttgtactaggacaagatgaagtaccttcatgataaatatgctcgtggcaaggagttcaaagtgggtgacttGGTTATCTTGTTCagctctcggttacgtctgtttccggaaaagcttaagtcaaaatagagtggaccttttgaagtggtgtttgtgacctagtttggtgcacttgatttgaagaacaaatatggggaagttttcagagtgaatggacacagggtcaagcactacttgggaaaaattgatgacagccacgtggtgacaCTTCtccatctcaaatgatttgatagTAACCTGCGtcatgtcgcgacgttaaatcaggcacttcttgggaggcaactcgtgttttttcttcttgtttttctttgatttttattgtagtgtaggatttatttttggactgactggttgtgagatgctgtaggattgtgttgatgcagtgcatgAAAAATTTGCAAAATGACCACTCTCTGAAGTTGTCAATGCGAACGCACTTATATTGTGCGGCCTCAAAGACCCTTGTGCGGGGGCAAGAAATCAATGTGGACCGCACTGATGATTTGACAAAAGTGGGGGTTCTATGAAGTTtaccaccgcggccgcattgtattttgtgcggtccgcaatggtcAATTTGTCAGTGACTTGTGGTTTTGAGCACCGCGGACCACGGTGCCATTTTGTGCCGTCGGCGGTGGGTAGGTAAGCTGGGCACCATGACCTTTTTCTATAACTAGGACCCATAACCCTCTTTTTGAACTTTTCGATCCCTTTACTTTCAGAGCCTAAAAAAATCAATGTTCATCTCTCTATTGCACGTAATCAGCCACTAAGGCTTATTCATCATCTTAGCATCTTACTTCTGTTACTTTAATCCCTTTTCaattgtttaattttattattttcagtaaATTTTTGTTTCccttgtttcttcttctttccctacccgtttttctttcaatattgtagcttaggttagttaatttttgtttaaagtaGGTTTAGGTAGTTAAAATACTAAACCAACACTTAGGGACTCATCAATAGGTGTAAAATTGGACTAAAATTGAACAAATCTAGGTTGGTGTTACTGTTGGGCATTCAGTGCGgattgtggtggattttgtgcggtccgcggtgcctctaTGCGATTTGCAAtggtattttgtgcggaccgcaatggtgAAAGTCTTGAAAGCTGACATTTGAGGACCGCGACCGCATTGCATTTTATGTGTTTCGGGTGCATAGTTTCAGAGAATGGGTAGTCTGAACCCTACCTCTGTGCGGACCGTAATGGATTTTTTGCAGTCCGCAATGGCCTCTTTGTGGCCgtactacattttgtgcggtcctcaCTCTGCAATTTTCATACTATCTGCAACATTTTTAATACAACTGTGAACTTCATTGTTTTGCTGGATACTAACAAAGTCTAAATGAGGAAGatgagagtcctcccggggtgggAAACAAAAGATGATAATGTTGACCCCACAAGTCAGACAAAATATTAagaacacaaggaaaatcattaAAGCTGCAGATAGGGCCATTGACTAGTTGGGGAGTGAGTATGAGTCCTCCCGGGATATATCATCAGACTCCGTGCCAGAGTACATTCCTAACTGGCCGGAGAGAAATAAATTGAGAGATACACCCCCACCTTCCCCTACTGCCCAAGCTTCAGTGCGCGTATCTTCTGAGTCGCCTGAGGGCTCAGCTGCCGGTAGTGGAAATAAATACTCCACCTCTTCtacagcttcattatccggagaggaTGCAGTAGCAGAAGAAGGGGAAAAAGCGGAAGGGGGTGAGCCCCAATTTGGTGGGGTAGAGCGGACTAGGAACCCGGAGGAATGGGAGGACCGGTTCGTTAGTGAGATTGCCTACCACAaattcagagagtggtggccaGAAAAGAGGTTAATACTTGAGAAAAAAATTATCACCAGGGATGTTTTTCCTCGTAATCCTAATGTGCTGAGGCAATTCAGAGAAAGAGCTGGATGGGACTACTTCATAAGGCAGGTGGATGACGCCAATGAGCACTTGGTGAAAAAATTTTACACCAACgtggcccacatcaaaaagggtaccacGGTTATCAAAGTGCGGAATCTGAAAGTGAAATTTGATGGAAAAACCATCAATGACTATTTGGGCTTCACGGAGGAGGAGGAGTCCCTGTACTTGGACAAAATGAAGTTGGGAGAAGAAGCTCATCTGTGATTGacagagtacttggcaatcccaggtaccacccccgagTGGTTAACTGCGGGGGTGAAGATATTGAGGAGGACATTGAACTTCGAGGCGaaggggtgggagacatttgtgtgtAGCAGGCTAGATCCTACCGCCCATGACAACTCACTCCCAATTCACCTAGCGATCTTAGTAGCATCCATCATGgcagggtacccgatcaatgtcgggaatgtgatgtcctGGGTCATTACACAGGTAGTGAATGAGGGTGATAGGTCTTACCCATTCCCCAACTTCCTAACCCTGTACCTAAAGGGCCAAAATGTGGAGAAGTGCAAATTTGACGTGAAACTGAAGGCAAAGGTACCTTTCTCGTGGTATAGTctacagggtgatgacaaccctaagggCAAGCACTTCAAGGGAAAATCCACTACTTTAACTAGCCAGTTTGAAGAGCCAATAGTGGTAGTGACTACTCTACAGCCTCCCTCCACTTCAGCAGACATGGCCCCAGGCCCATCCACTTCAGCAGATCCAGAGATTGAAGGCAGATCACCTGCCTTTGGATTTGCTACTACATGACCCTGTGCCACCAGCCCATCCCTAGCTAGAGCAGTCTGAGAGGCCTCCTAAGAGGAAAAGGGTGATCCCCCAGTCCAATGATACAATTATCTAGTTAGCGGACCCACCGGAGACATCCTCCAATCAGCCACAGGATGCAACCCAGGAGCTTGTCAAGGtgcaggcccaggtcccagcagcagAGCCACAGGTCACAGGGAGCCAATCTTAGGTTCCCGAGCatacagaggacccagggaccattTAGGATCCCATGCTGACAGACGGCCCATTGGGAGTTTCTGTATCCTCTTTCCTCTATTTTGGTGtttattttgcttagttggcattgaggacaatgctagctttcatttgagggggtaggccctacttggatttggatgactgtatatatgaatgatttctttatttcttttttatctttggtatgtataaaATTTCAGCATTTCATTACATTTTTCGCAGTTTTTACCTTAggtctgtatataaaagttatgttccattgtatatattcatctcccCTATTGTATTTTtgattaaatcccctcttgtacatattcattttactttccgcatttttccttttcttagcttcttattttatgtttgtagcttcttgttttgagtttttgcaataagcctttgattttcttaatgccacggttctttccaaaggtggaatttgtgtgaaccgggtggctcttcccgatgatggatgacatgataaccttcttaagggtttgagtctattttcttttctttttagtagttagtggtaagggtgcctcaagcaaagcttcacttggggctagcacatttgcctttgatcttatggtcaaaaacaaatcgttgtgtataggatggtgaaagttgtgaccttgagactcttgtgttggccaataatcatcaagtggtttttcaggaccattgtgtgctcaaatcttatctaaggttgttgtgggcccctgactctgtgtctttagcaatcccatagaTTTTGTAgtgagaaattgcattgcaagtccaagtcccgagccattggtctagaacttgccctgaatgtttgtcgaggtgaaatcctaagtgtaatttgacttgagacatgattataggctctccttgatctaaatgatagcttgaacacttccatagcctaccaatgataaatccctagtcaacccttttgagccttagacctttttccttcaagaaccatgatacaagtctttacccgttctaaaagataccctctcttggcacccgatattcccttagcacatggcaaaagtataagtttaggTGGGggagacgaggattgcaacaaaggggtaaaaaggtacaaaatgaagaaaaggaaaggcaatgaaaaagaaagaaaagaaaaaacacaaaaagaatgttcaatgtagaaATGAGTGAgcggattcaataaaagcaaagaatgaaaggtgtggaaagttgaaaaggagaaaaaatttaaaatgaacaataaagagtgacagtgtgtcactctaaccccttagaaagaagtgaaatgactcaaaaagtcgagtgaatgtgtgccaaaatgaagcaaaagaagtgctaaagggaagatggaacctacttagaccaaacaattcctaccctgaaccaaaagccttcactacgTCTCCATAAAATctctatatgatcttgagttgaatgaaacttacattagtggtgactcacataaggggcaagtatatggtacttagagccggacttgtgacttttccttgagagagatgagtgtagtTCCATTAACCTCGTTTTGAGTGTCACTATcataaaggtgaggtttgcttagggagagttgaggatgtgctAGTGTGGGTTCCACAATGAACAAAGTAATATAAAGAGTttatttgatgtgttgagtcaactcttgatgctcttgtgtcgcactaaatccatggtcTTTAAAAAGAGTggatgttgttaatgattcatttgaattgagggcaattgttagtcccaattgatgctagatgaggtcactttaggtctgctgaattttcttggaattGACGCTTAAAGGGtgtgtcttattttgtttgcttgaggacaaacaaaagtttaagtttgggggagttgataactatggattatgatgcattttacactccttcttacttaagttttgattagaaatgtgtacaaaatagtcccaaaggctcacaagttgtgcttgattgcaggtttgatcaacaaggtgacaaggtgtcaaaaaccagctcaaaaaggagtgaaacttgcacaagtaccaagacaagaccaagctcagtcaaacagggccagtgTGGCCACACACCATTTTGTGCTGTCCGCAAAGCCCAAGTTAAGAGAGCATATTAATCaagccaagagccttagtgcagccgcacttgattttgtgcggtccgcactagccccgcatgggtatttttgtccagaattttcagtctagtataaatagtttcttttcccatttttaggtcatcagatagattTTGGGACAAAGTTGCGCTCGTGACTTCttatcttttaccattttgagtaattttagcttagtttcaacattgaatcttcaagttttatttagtaattaattattatggtcttatcttcatctatttttttgttttcttctccaATTATGAgcagctagacccattagctagggttgtgactcaaccctagtgtgggtaattgatgggtcttgtgttttgatgcttgattgtctatgggtgtttgatatttggactaatttagggttttaatattgaattagtggttgcaaacactagtttatgcctagtagactttggctcttcttgagaaagagagcctaagtccatgaaattagtccaacaaggaattggggcgtattcaagagattgatagccctaattaaagggttaaacctagagatagtaatatctgacttgaaccttgattacttgcacaaatttgcatacccaattggtcttgagaaagtcaatttgggtaaaatcactcgaactaccgagaggtatagagtaagtagaatcgtgcaatggttatatcatactccccaaatatgacaatctagctttagactcaagaatccgtcaattgaccacctaggagaaagtcactaccttagtgccttttatctatttgatcaactctcaataatttaatattatctttacttagcctaatttagcattgtagtattataaaattagaattaatatcaaaaccaaaaatgttcagaagtgcaattaggaacaaatacATGACTCTactttagatagaaactcaactccaatatctagaTCCATGTGAAAACTGATCCCGACCTTCTCgagtaaaagctgcttcgacctctcttgctactcaatagtagtagagggttggcctcgatcaataatctctcttgggttattttctttgtattaACTTACCACTCGTATTGGCttcttatgtatcaagtgttcattcacaattatttatcaataacatctggtatgggaacccttactgcctcttcCCGGTggcgtgcttgcataatgttctgttgtcgtagcatatctgtagggtCTGAATAAATTCAATGTCATTTC
Proteins encoded in this region:
- the LOC107828251 gene encoding uncharacterized protein LOC107828251 produces the protein MAQNMSDPSSFTIPCTIGSYAFAKALCHLGASINLMPLAVYTKLGIGRARTTSMLLQLADRTVKRPTGILDDVLVQVGKFVFPADFVILDCQVDEEISISLGRPFLATGRALINCETGELKMRLNDEEVIFNVQQSMRRPSKYANCSLVEAVDVILQEDDVTLTAKDPFEASLTNLEEMDGEGLAEWVMALEG